A portion of the Lolium rigidum isolate FL_2022 chromosome 1, APGP_CSIRO_Lrig_0.1, whole genome shotgun sequence genome contains these proteins:
- the LOC124659196 gene encoding polyadenylate-binding protein 4-like, which yields MARHPLLVPIMTPSPLRVAEPAVGSTASLYVGDLEKGVTEGQLYSIFSQVAPVVSLRICRDIAGRSLGYGYVNFHLREDANRALEYLNFTPINGNSIRVMFSNRDPTLRRNGMANVFIKNLEVNIDNKGLNDMFSSFGTILSSKVATYLNGQSKGYGFVQFTNEKSAMDAINGLNGTVVNGKQIFVSLFIRRQERQNIQVGMFTNVYIKNIPKEFTDDNLRQEFAPFGEITSVLVMRDADGSSRCFGFVNYKRSECAIEAIKNLNGKMVNDLIMYVGRAQKKEERQAELKAKFERERNEKFKQFEGLNLYMKNLDDSIGDVHLRNLFENFGEIGSCKVMVDSHGRSKGYGFVSFKTVESINEMNGKLFGRKRLYICVAQRKEERRAILQMVHPIFNQDVTYMNGAATAAMVPLRLSTSIVAHGFTQTDITVPSPYIANNNNALASVDAEKQHEILGEKLYSLVEQVEPEFAAKVTGMLLEMEKTEVLHLIESASDLRVKISQAIEALQQRKVEEFGDAADLASALSSSNASHDTTDLDSAPSPSSVSDDSAELASAPLPSNA from the exons ATGGCACGCCATCCGCTCCTGGTCCCGATCATGACGCCATCTCCTCTACGTGTGGCGGAGCCGGCGGTAGGCTCGACAGCCTCCCTGTACGTGGGTGACCTTGAGAAGGGTGTCACGGAGGGGCAGCTATACTCCATCTTCAGCCAGGTCGCGCCCGTGGTTTCTCTCCGCATCTGCCGCGACATCGCCGGCAGGTCATTGGGTTACGGTTACGTCAATTTCCACCTGCGGGAGGACG CCAATCGTGCATTGGAATATTTAAATTTTACGCCTATCAATGGAAATTCTATCCGGGTTATGTTCTCAAATAGGGACCCAACACTACGAAGAAATGGAATGGCAAATGTGTTCATCAAAAATCTTGAGGTAAACATTGACAACAAGGGCTTGAACGACATGTTTTCTAGCTTTGGCACCATTCTTTCAAGTAAAGTGGCCACTTATTTAAATGGTCAATCAAAAGGATATGGTTTTGTTCAATTCACAAATGAGAAATCTGCTATGGATGCCATCAACGGTTTGAATGGCACAGTGGTCAATGGCAAACAAATTTTTGTTAGTCTCTTCATCCGGCGTCAAGAGAGGCAAAACATTCAAGTGGGCATGTTTACAAATGTGTACATAAAGAACATTCCGAAAGAATTCACGGATGATAACTTACGTCAAGagtttgcaccatttggtgaaattACTAGTGTTCTAGTCATGAGAGATGCTGATGGGAGTTCTAGATGTTTTGGCTTTGTTAACTATAAGAGATCAGAGTGCGCCATTGAAGCTATTAAAAATCTTAATGGGAAGATGGTCAATGATTTGATTATGTATGTTGGAAGAGCTCAGAAAAAGGAAGAACGACAAGCTGAgttgaaggccaagtttgagcgtgAGAGAAATGAAAAATTCAAACAGTTTGAAGGCCTCAATTTGTATATGAAGAATCTAGATGATAGTATTGGTGATGTACATCTGAGAAACTTATTTGAAAACTTTGGCGAGATAGGGTCATGCAAG GTTATGGTAGATTCACACGGAAGGAGCAAGGGCTATGGCTTTGTGTCATTTAAAACTGTTGAATCT ATTAACGAAATGAATGGAAAGTTGTTTGGAAGAAAACGTTTGTACATTTGTGTGGCTCAACGGAAGGAGGAAAGAAGAGCAATACTACAG ATGGTTCACCCAATTTTCAATCAAGACGTCACATACATGAATGGAGCTGCAACGGCTGCGATGGTTCCCCTACGTCTCTCGACTTCCATTGTAGCCCATGGCTTCACACAAACTGATATTACTGTCCCTTCTCCATATATTGCAAACAACAACAACGCTCTAGCTTCTGTTGATGCAGAGAAACAACATGAG atTCTGGGCGAGAAGTTGTACTCGTTGGTTGAACAAGTGGAGCCTGAATTTGCTGCAAAGGTAACTGGGATGCTACTTGAGATGGAGAAGACTGAGGTCCTGCACCTGATAGAGTCTGCGAGTGATCTCCGTGTTAAGATTTCACAAGCAATAGAAGCTCTGCAACAAAGGAAAGTAGAAGAATTCGGTGATGCTGCTGACCTTGCTTCCGCACTGTCATCCTCGAATGCTTCACACGACACTACCGACCTCGATTCTGCACCGTCGCCCTCGAGTGTTTCTGACGACTCTGCTGAACTCGCTTCCGCGCCTTTGCCATCCAATGCTTGA